The Acidobacteriota bacterium DNA segment TGCGTTTTCCGGAAGCGTCAAGGTGAGGGTCGTGAGAATCACGCCGTTGAGGAAGAGGCCGACGATGGTGACGAGAACCACGAACAGGAGTGGGCCCCACATGCCGGCCTCCTCGCGGGCTCCCTCGAAGAACCTCCGGGGAGAGGTAGCCAAGAGAGCCAGAGAGGCGAAGAACGCAGACACCCTGCCGCGGTCCTTCCGCTCCTCCCACGGGTTGCTGACCGCAGTACCGGCCGGACCCGTATCGGCGTTGTGGTTGCCGGAGGTCAACCGGTCGGCAGGGTAGCCGGCGTCTCGTTCTCCGCCGGCGTGCCGCTGATCTCGCCGAATCCCAGGTCCATCAACAGGGAGCCGCCCTCCTGGACCGTTCCCTCGATCTTCCTGGGCTGCCCGGGGATTTCGGCCGTGGCCGTGACGTGGTTGCCGTCCCAAACGATGTCGACGATCGGGGCCGGCAAGGCAAGGGTGCCGAGCTGCACGTACCAGCCGCCCGAGCTGCCATCGCGCGGCAGCAGAATGGCGGTGGGCTCGATTCCCCTTCCCGGCATCGGAGTGACGTCGAACCGCCACGCTTGCCCCGGATGAGTCCTGGCCAACTCGGCCAGCTTGGTGAGCACGGCGCCGACCGGCTTCGGCCTGAGGCCTTCGGCGGCCACGTAGTCCACGAAGCCGATCAGCATCTCGTCGGTCGATTCGCCGCCCCAGGTGACGTCGACTGTCGGGTCTGGGTTGTGCGGGTTCTCCGCCGAATTGTCCCAATGGGCGGTCACCTCGATCCGGGTGCCGGCCGGCAACTCGACCGGCTCCTCGAACTCGTAGGACGTCTGCCAATTGAAGTCGTAGCGGCTGACGCTGAGCAGTTCCCGCTCCGCGCCGTCGGGGAGGTAGGCGGTGTACTTCATGTCCTTGCCGCGGTAGTGCATGTGCGGGGCCAGGGAGCGCACGACGACATCCTGGCTAAAGACGTGGCTGGCACGGGCCTCGTGGTTCGGGTCGCCTGCCGGGATCCTGAAGGCGGCGTTCATCACCCAGAGGTTGACGAGTTCCTTCTCGACCTCTTCGGGCTCGGCGAACCAAACCCCGATCCGGGTTCTGTCGGTCGAGGCCGTACCGTTCGGGTGGTAGTGGAAGTCGCCGAGAAGTCCGCGCCCCTTGGGCAGGAAGCGCGCGGTGCCGGCGGGGAGCTCGGTCGCTCCAACGCCGGCCGCCCAAGCGTCGATCCAAGCGTCCTGGACCTCGGCGCTGGCCTCGGATGCTCGCCACAGAATGAAGTGGTGGAGAACCTCGCGGTCGCCGGGCTGAACTTCGACGGCGCGGATCCAACGGTCCTCCTCGAAGCCTGGCGCAATCGGGATCATCGCGAACTGATCCGGACCGTCGGCGGCGACGTCAAACGAGTCGAACTCGTAGACCCAGTCGGGTTCGCCAAAGGCCCACTCGGCCTGCTCGGCGGGGTGTTCGTAGACTGGTGCCTCGCCGTCGCCCCGTGGTGCGCCTGAAGCGACCCACCGCGTGATCGCGGTGATCTCGTCGTCGCTCAGGCTGATGTCGTTCGCCCACGGGCCGTAGCCCGGGTCGGCATCCCACGGAGGCATGTCGCGGTTCTCAACGGCCCGGGCGATCGAACGCGCCCAGGGGCGTACTTCGCGATAGGTACGCAGCGACATCGGCGCGATTTCCTCCGGCTGGTGGCAGGAGGCGCAGTGCTCATGGAGGATCGGAGCGATGTCGTCGACGAAGGTGGGCTGATCCAGGTTCAGGGCGAAGCCCGACGCAGACAGGAGGAGCAATCCGAGAGCGGTGATCGTTGCAGCCAAGCCGCGAGACGAGACGAGATTCATCAACATGCGCCTGTATACGGTGCCTCACCACTTGGGTTTCCCTACCGCAAACGTCGGTGAGCGCCGCGACCAGGGCGGCGTGGTGCCGGCCGTACCCCGGGCTGCAATTGGCGGAAGCGCATGGGAATCGAACCCACCCCCGGTGACGCATCACGCCCCGGACAACGGTTTTGAAGACCGCAGGAG contains these protein-coding regions:
- a CDS encoding cytochrome c — translated: MLMNLVSSRGLAATITALGLLLLSASGFALNLDQPTFVDDIAPILHEHCASCHQPEEIAPMSLRTYREVRPWARSIARAVENRDMPPWDADPGYGPWANDISLSDDEITAITRWVASGAPRGDGEAPVYEHPAEQAEWAFGEPDWVYEFDSFDVAADGPDQFAMIPIAPGFEEDRWIRAVEVQPGDREVLHHFILWRASEASAEVQDAWIDAWAAGVGATELPAGTARFLPKGRGLLGDFHYHPNGTASTDRTRIGVWFAEPEEVEKELVNLWVMNAAFRIPAGDPNHEARASHVFSQDVVVRSLAPHMHYRGKDMKYTAYLPDGAERELLSVSRYDFNWQTSYEFEEPVELPAGTRIEVTAHWDNSAENPHNPDPTVDVTWGGESTDEMLIGFVDYVAAEGLRPKPVGAVLTKLAELARTHPGQAWRFDVTPMPGRGIEPTAILLPRDGSSGGWYVQLGTLALPAPIVDIVWDGNHVTATAEIPGQPRKIEGTVQEGGSLLMDLGFGEISGTPAENETPATLPTG